One Treponema primitia ZAS-1 genomic window, GCCCCTTCCTAAACAGTACAATATTAGTTACATAGAGGTTTTAATCCGTGATCCCCTCTGGGCCTTTGCATTCTGGGAGATCAATGCCCATGATAAGGGGGTCCACGAGAAGGCTTCGGATTTTGGCGGGTATCATCTCAGGGTCTCTCCGGTGAATATACCGGAACCCGAAGCTCCATCCACGGGAAGTACCGCAGGAGACAGTTCCTTTACCGTTCAGGTGGGAACCGAAGATTCCGCCTGGTACCTGGGGTTTCCTCCCTCGGGGGGAAGTTTCAAGGTGGAGCTTTGTGTTATAAGAAGGGACGAACCGATCATTTTAGCGGTTTCCAACTCCTTCAAGCTGCCTAAGCTGCTCAAACCATGGGAAAACAAAGGTCCTGCAACCGTAGATAACCCTCTGCTCCGCCTTTCGGGGATCGATGATTTTAAAATACTCCGCAATACCATCCGTTCATCCCGTCTTCCAAAACGCATCGGCGTAAACGCCGCCGGCGTCCAGGGGTAGCGGTTAATGAGTAATTGCCGGGTCATTTCTTTGGTATTGGACCTTCATAAGCCCTTTGTCAGGCATCCTGAAATAGATCAGGCCCAGGAAGAGCGGTGGTTTTTCGAGGCTCTTTCCGATACCTATCTGCCCCTGTTGCAGGTCTTTGACCGCCTGGATGCGGAGCATATCCCCTTCAAGATTGCCCTGTCCCTGTCTCCAACCCTCTGCCATATGCTGCGGGATGAATACCTCCTGGAACGGTACCTGAAATACGTGGACCGGCAGATTGAATTCGGCGTTCGGGAACTGGAAAGAACCGCCGGGGAAGATGAAATACACCGTCTGGCCCTGAATTTTTACAACCAGGCGGTGGATAAGCGGGTCCTTTTTACGGAACGTTACGAGGGGAACATCCTGCGGGGTTTCGATCATCACCAGCGGAAAGGCCGGGTGGAACTGCTAACCACCGCCGCTACCCATGCTTTTCTGCCCCTCTACTCGGACTATCCCGAGGCGATCCAGGCTCAGTTCGAGACCGCCATCGCCTCCCACCGTATTCTTTTCAGCAAGAATCCCCATGGGTTCTGGCTTCCGGAGCTCGGCTGGTCTCCGGAAATTGACCGGTACCTGCGGGCCTATAATTTCAGCTATACCATCGTGGATACCCATGGCCTCTGCTTTGAGGATCGCCCGGAATCCCGGGGGAGTTTCTATCCCGTCAAAACCCCCGCCGGGGTATTTATCCTGGCCAGGGATTTTTATGCCAGCCGGGAACTGGAGGCGGCCAAGATTGCCTGCCATATGGATCCCCTATACCGCGACTATCACCGGGATGCGGGGTTTGAACTTCCTACGGAGGCGCTCAGCTCCTTCCTGGAAGCCAACGGCGCCCGGAAAGCGACCGGGTATAAGTACTGGGCGGTGGGAAATAAACAAATCTATGATCCCCAAAAAGCGCTGGAAAAGGTGAAAGCCGCCGCCTCGTCCTTCCTGGATGCCCGTATTTCCCGGCTCAATTCCGCGGTGGAATACATGGACGGCTGCCCCATAAGCCTCTGCGCCTTTAACGCCGATCTCTTCGGCCGTTTCTGGTACGAGGGGCCGGCATTTATCGAAGCCCTGTACCGGGAGGGGGCGCATCGCGAGGGGCTTCAGTTTATGACCCCCGCGGAATACCTTTACAAACAGGACGCCTCCGGCTTCCGGACTGCCATGCCGGAGTTTTCGTCCTGGGGGGTCAACGGCTACGGGGAAATGTGGCTGGACGCCTCCAACGATTGGCTCTACCGCCACGCCCTGCGTTCCTTGGAACGGATGATAGAGCTGGCGGAACGTTTCCCCGACGATACGGGGCTCAAGGAACGGGCCCTGAACCAAGCTGCCCGGGAGATACTCCTGGTCCAGTGTTCCGACTGGCCGAAAATGCTCTACAAGCAGGAAAACACCGACTATGCCCGGAATCAGGCTGAGGCGGCGCTGCGGAATTTTACCACCATCTACGAATCCCTGGGGAGCAATTATATCAGCACCGAATGGCTTACCAGCCTGGAACGGCGCCACAATATCTTCCCCACCATCAATTACCGGGTTTTTCGCCATAAACGCTAATTACTTATACAGAAAGGAGTTATGATGAATCAAAATGCCAGCTCTTCCGCGAGCCGAAAAACAATCAGCGGAATCACCCTTATCGCCCTTTTTGCGGCCCTCACCGCAGCGGGGACCTTTATATCGATCCCCCTGCCCTTCTCCCCGATACCGGTGGTACTGCAGAACCTCTTTACCATCCTTGCCGGGCTGGTCCTGGGGCCCATAGGCGGAAGCCTTGCGGTGGCTCTGTATCTTTTAGCCGGAGCTCTGGGCGCGCCGGTATTCGCCGGGGCTTCCGGGGGCTTCGCCCGTTTTCTCGGTCCCACCGGGGGTTACCTCCTGGGTTACCTGCTTTCGGCCCTTATTGCGGGGCTCATCGCAGGCCGGCCCCGGACTACAAAACCAGCCCCTGGCTGGAAGATCATCCTGGCGACCATCCTGGGACTCCTTTCGGTCTATATTCCCGGCATACTCCGGCTTAAACAGCTTATGAACCTCAGCTGGCCCGAGGTCTTTATAGCAGGCGGCCTCCCCTTCCTGGCGGGAGACGCCGTAAAAGGAATTGTTGCGGCGGCCATCGCCCCCAGGCTGCGTCGAATTATCGCGGAACTGCTCTAGCATCGTTGATGAATCCCCTTTTCTCCATTTCCAATCTGGTCAAAACCTTTTCACCCGGGGGGGAAACCGGAGTACGTGCGCTCTCCGGGGTAAGTTTGGAGATCCGTGAGGGTGAATTCCTCCTGATCTCCGGGGCCAACGGTTCGGGAAAAACCGTTTTGATGCTGATCCTAGCGGGGCTCATGGATCCCGATGGGGGGGAACTCCTCTTCCGGGGACAAGCGCTCAACACCGCCATGGGCGAGCTTCGGCGGCATCTGGGCCTGGTTTTTCAGGATGCGGACGCCCAGATGGTTGGGGAAACCGTGGCGGAGGATATCGCCTTTGGGCCTAAAAACCTGGGGCTTTCCAAGGCCGAAGTTGAAGAGCGGGTACAAAACGCCCTGACAGCCCTGGGTCTGGAACATAAGCGGGACCGGCCCCCGCGAAACCTTTCGGGTGGTGAAAAACGGCGCCTTGCCGTGGCGGGTATCCTGGCCATGGGCTGCCAAACCATTATCATGGACGAACCCTTCGCCAACCTCGACTGGCCCGGGGTGGTCCAGGTGCTGGAAATAATCCGGCAGCTTAAACAGGAGGGCAAAACGGTGATCCTCCTGACCCACGAACTGGAGAAGGTCCTGGCCTTTGCGGACCGGCTGGTAATCCTCGACCGGGGAATCATCCGGGAAGACGGCAACCCCGCCGAAGTTCTGGACCGGCTGAAGGATGAATACGGCGTGCGGGACCCCCGGAAAAGCTACGCAACCGTGGCGGACTGCACATGGCTGTAAAACACCGGCCCATACGCCGGCCCGTCCCCTACGCGTACCGCCCGGGTAACAGCATACTCCACCGGCTTCCCGGGGGGCTCAAGCTCCTGGGCCTGTTCCTGGTATCCACCCTCAGCTTCATCTTCGGCCTCTCCGCCCTGGGATTGGGGACCCTCCTGGTAATAGCCGCTTCCCTGGCCGCGAAGATACGCCCCTGGGAACTGCTCCGGGGTATCCGCCCCCTCCTGGTAATGGCGCTCATGGTCGGGCTTTGCCGGTCCGTCGGCCTGGACCCGGAGCGGGAAAGCGTGGTTTTTCTCAACACCGAGGGCCTTGAGGCAAGCATTATCTTCGGCTGGGGGATCATCCTCGCCTTCTGCGCAGCATCCCTGTTTTTTTCCGTGACCACCATGACGGAAATCAAGGATTCCCTGGACCACCTGCATCTTAGGCGCCTCAGCCTGGGTATTTCCCTGATGCTGGGTTTCCTCCCCCGGTTCTTCACGGTCTGGGAAAGTGCGGAACTCGCCTACCGGGCCCGATGCGGGAAAAAAGGCCTTACCCAGCTTCTTACCCTAATCCCCCTGGTGATGGAAAGGATGATAGTAAGCGCCGGGGAAACCGCATCTGCCCTGGAATCCCGGGGGTGTTTGTTGTAAGGATCTTGCTCATTACTAGTTATCAATACTCTAAAGTTCAGAAGAAATACAAAGATTCAAACTTATGTAATCTCGCCTATGGACTTTACTTCATCTATTTGATTTAAAAAAAGATCCAATAGCAATATTTCAGTATCTTCTTTCTGATTTTCATAGAGACCCAATAAATGCGCATACGACTTATCTACAACTTCAATATAGATTTCAAATTTAAATTGGTGCAATATTGCAGCCTTAGTTCTACCACAATTTAGTTTTGCTAATTTCCCTGCTTGACTAATAGTAAGCCTTTTCGCCAACGCCGATTTTATTCTCTTGTAATGATCCCGTTTGAAATATTCAAACCAATCCACCGATAACTCGGTTTCATCTTTGGATCGGTTAAGCTTAGGATTTTTCTTTCGTAAAACAAATGCGGCTGAAAGAATTTTTCCATTATCAGCTATTTGATTGGGCCTACAGTAACGAACATAATTATGGCGATCCTCAAGCCTCATCATAATTTATCCTGGAATAAAACTGGTTAAATCTTTGCTGCCCTGTTCTTTAATATTCTGTAGGGTCGAAGTAACCGTAAAGGACATGCTATTGGTTTTTATTCCCTGAAATATGATTTTCTCCTGAATTACAGGGATAATTCTTACAATCCTACATTCTTTATAATTGTGCCATTCAACAATTACCTGACCGGAATTATCAATTCCGATAAAAGGCGGAATATCAAAGGACAGATACTGTAACACCTCCAAGGTGATAGTTTTTGTAAGTTTATAAATTTCTTCATCCTGGTCATCTTCCAAAGATCGATCAAGAAATTTGAACCTTTTATGTATCTCCTTCTGAAAAACATTTCCAGCCCTTAGAGATTTTTTTTTGGTATTTGCTATATCTTTATAAAAATGGAGATTATCTGAATTATTGAAAATAGAATTTACAACAACCGTGTTAGTTTTGTATAAAAAAAATCTTGTATAGTATTCCGGACTCTCTTCTCCCACCCCAAAATTTTCAATTCCCTGAAGAGATGCCTGATAAGGCACCGATTTTTCCTGTCGCGAAGATATCCTTTGACAAGAGGTAAAATCCATTCTTACTTAACCTTTGACTTTCTATGAAGCGTTTCTTTTTTCTCCTCTATTTTTTTAACTAAGCTCTCGATGTTTTCTGCCAACTCTTTAGCAACTCCGGCTTCTAATGCAAACGCCCCAACTATAATCTTGTCATCATCATACTCACCAGCATCAGCAAATTCTATGATTATAGTTTGCTCGCCAACCCAGCTTGCTCTAAAACCGCCCGGGAACAAGGTGGGTTCCACCTTTCTATACGTAGAACCCCTTTTCTTCCCCCGTACTGTCTGTAAGGGACTTGCGGGTTTCACGGAAACTACTTGTTTTTCTTCTTTTACCGCCCGTTTTCCCACTGACTTTTCCACAGGCATACTCAATACATCCTCTCGATTCACAGGTTACAACCAACATCCACTTATATTACAATATTGTGACAGAAAAGGAGAAAAGTCAAGGGCACTATGGGGCACGCATCCGCTGCGCCGCAACACCTCGTTTCTACGCCGGCTTCCCAGTCCTGGAACCGAAGATCCCCTTTCTACGGAAAAGATAAAAAAATATCTTGAAAATCCCGGCAATATATAGTATTTTATAAATAATTTATTTAGAGAGGTGTAATATGGCGTATAAGATCAGTGACGCGTGTGTGAACTGTGGATCCTGTGAAAGTGAATGTCCCTCGGAGGCCATCTCCGAAAAAGACAATTTCCGCTGGATCGATCCCGGCAAATGTGTAGATTGCGGTTCCTGTGCCGCAGCCTGTCCTACCGATGCAATTGCGGCTGAATAAGCGCGGATTCCGGTATAAAAGGCAAGGGGTAACCCTTGCCTTTTTTTTCGCCCAAACGGTTTCTATCATCTTCCTCCTCTCCGCCCCCCAGATTCCGGCCCAGGAGACGCCGCCTTTCCCGGAGATTTCCCGGCTGGATAGTTCCGATACGGCCTTTCGGCAGTACGCTGCGGATGTAGAAGCCGCCCGGCTGCGGATCCACAACCGGGAACGCACCGGAGAAGAGGCGGAGTCCCTGGCAGGGGTACTTACGGTATACGCCTACAACCCCGGACCCAGGGACGACGCCTTTACCCTGGCGGCCCGCTGCAATATCCCCTACGCAGCCCTGGCCACCCTCAACCACATACCCCACCCGGATAGCTTTATCGGGGCGCCGACCCTGCTCCTCCCTTCCATGTACGGTATCTTCATACCCGAAAAGCCCGAAACGGACCTGGAATTGCTGCTCTTTACCGGAAGGGCTCAAGAGGAGGGGATTCCCATCACGGTAACCAGAAACAACGGAACCGAGCGTTTCCTCTTTATCCCCGGAGCGGATTTTTCCCCCACCGAGCGGGCCTTTTTTCTGAACACCGGTTTCCGCTACCCCCTGCGGACCTACCGGCTCAGCAGCCCCTTCGGCCCCCGGGTAAACCCCGTTACGGGCAATTTCAGGGTACACCAGGGGCTGGATTTGGCAGCCCCCGAAGGAACCGAGGTATACGCCGCCCGGGATGGGGAGGTGATCGAAATGGATACGGACCCCATTTACGGTAACTATATTATTATCCGTCATGGGGAAACCTGGGCCAGCCTCTATGGGCATCTATCAAAATTTGAAGTAGCCTTGCGAAGTCACGTCCGATCCGGTACTCTTATAGGAAGAGTCGGTTCAACCGGTCAGTCAACAGGACCTCATCTGCACTTTGAATTGCGGCAAAATGGGAGAGCTCAGGATCCCGGGAGACTGTTATTTACAAAATGATACGCCCATGGCGGGCATTTCTGTACCTTTTCCTACTCACCCATCCCGGCGGCGTGGAGTCGCTTAGGGCGGAACCTCTGCACATATCGAACGCCGGAAACATCCTGGTGTCCCTGGATAAGCCCGGGGGCGATTCCGTAAGCCTTTCGTATACCGATTCGGTGGTCATTACCCTGAACGGGGAGATCCGCTTTTTTAGGGGCATTGAGCTGGAGCTCATCGTACCCCAGGCCTATATGGCCCACCGGGGAAGCCTGGCCCTGGCGCTCTACGCAAATCTTGACCGGACGCCCGAGACCGGGACAGCGGATCTGGATGCACAGCAGCTCAGCATGGAACCCATTCCGAATAAAATCCGGATCATCTATCAGATCCCCATCCGTTCAAACCACGGTATGCAGGCCAGCCCCTATTCGTCCCTCCCAACCGGGATAGTACCCCCGGAATCCTTCCCCATCCTATTCCGAATCCTGCCGGCTATCAAAAGCCTCAGCGAGGAAGTCGAAACCATGCCCTTCCGGCTCAGCGCCAAACCCATATTCAGCGACGAGGGGGCGGTACGGATAGCCACCCGGTATCCGGAACAGCTCCCCCGGCGGCCTTTTACGGTGCTCATTGATGACGAAGTGGTGGAACGGCCCCGGGAGGCCCGGCTTTTAAAGGAGGGGGAACACCAGTTGGTGATTATCTCCGACGACTACCGGAATGAAAATCGCCGTTTCCTCATAGAGCGGGGCAAGATCCTGGACCTGAGCATTACCCTTCAGGACACCACCCCCCTGGTTTACTTCGAAGCTCCGGACAATGCTCTGATATTCTTTGACAACGAAGCCGTGGATAACGGCCGCCAGCCCATAACAACAGAGCCGGGACTCCACGAAGTACGTTTCCAGATGAGCGATTACTCCGTGGTCAAGCCCATGACCATACAACGGGGAAAAACCTACCGGGTTGCCCTGGCCGTAGATGTATCCATTTCCGAGAGCGATTAAAATTTCTTAAGTCCTGGCAGAAAGAACCGATATTAAAGATGTCGGACCTATAGTTCCCCTCCCAAATCACTATATTTCCGACATGCCTCAAGGGCAGGGCCGGCGGTTTCCGCCGGTCCTTTTTTTGCCTAAATCTTATGGAAGTCTTTTGCCGCATAGCACCAAACATCATCTGAGGCATAGTTAGAAGCATAATTTGGCGAACCGGCCCGGTGAAGCCATGCGCCGAGGAGGCTCGAAAGCACACCTACATTTAGTACGGAGTGGGGTGTCAGGAAGGAAACGTATGGAGGGACCCTCTGGGAGGCCCCATACGTTTCCTTCCAGACAGGCCCCCCGACCAATTGTGTGCTTTCGGAAACCCAGTAGCAGACTCTACAAGCGTGCGAGCGCCCGGCACACCCCCGTACCCGCCCGATAAGATTCAAACCCCGATATTCCCCCCATTTCCTGTATTATTTATCGAAAAATAAAAAAAAACAAAGAATACACCGAAATATATTGATAAAAAATAATAAACTATATATACTATTTGATAAGGTAGGAATTGGGTGAGTATCGCTTTTATGTCCCCCTCTCTGCGCTGGCAGTGGTGGGGTTTTACCTTTTGTTTCCTTATTTCTTTATAGGATAACGAGTTACTTCCCTCCTCCCCCCAGGTTCTCTGTCCCACCCCTTTCGGGGTCGCGCAGGTCCCTTTCTTTGAGATCGTTATTGGCTGCGTTGCGGCCGTTTACGGTTATGCGGGTTCCCCTCGCATAGATACCAGTTGACCCTTGAGGCCAACTCATTGTTAAAGGAGAGAAGCATGAAAAAAGCTTTATCTTGGAGTATAGTGGCGTTTTTAGCACTCACTATGATTATCACCGGATGCGATAACGGCAGCACATCCCCCACGTTCGGGAGTGTCAAGGGCCAGACAAACGGCGTCGTATTCGATAAAATTACTGGTCTGCCCGTTGAAGGCGCGACCGTATCCATCGGCGGCAAATCGGCCACAACCGACGCCGGCGGCGCGTATGTCATCAAGGGTCTTATCCCCAATTCAGGCAAGAGTGGTCTCGGTACCGATGTTAACACAAATTATGTAGTTTCTGTTAGCAAACCGGGATACAAATTAACAACCAAGGTTACCCCTATTGTTGTTGATCCTAATGAATATACAGAAAATGATCCCTTCCTGGAAAAAGAGACCTTACAAACTCTAAGAGCCTCTTTTGATGCTTGGTTGCAGACCACACCCTACGATGGTCTGGCAAATGTAACCGATTGGACCTTTACCGGCCATAATTTCACCGCCAGTGACGGCTCGGTGGTTACCTATAACGAGGGAACCAAGGAGTTCAAATGGGTAGGAAAATGGCAGCTTGAAAATGACTACGTCTTTGATGCCGGTTCATCTATTATTCCCCTTACCCCCCTTACCAGCGGTTTTAAAGGTAAGATCTGGGTAGTACCCGGAACTTTCGAATCCGCTGCAATTGCAGCCCCGCAGCCGATTGCAGCCGGTGTGGACGTTTGGTTTGTGGACAACACCGCTTATGGTGCTAATCAGCCCGCCAATCCCGATGAGGTAAAAGATGCCTATGGCCCGGTAAAGACAACTGAGGAAGGAACCTTCGAGATAGCGGGTCTTCCCGCTGATGCTACGTTCAACATCACCATCAATCGCTTTGAACAGCAGATTGGAGAGAACGGGGAATTGTATCATTTTGCTACTACAGTCAACACTGGTACGCCCGTTAATAGCACCGGCTC contains:
- a CDS encoding glycoside hydrolase family 57 protein; this encodes MSNCRVISLVLDLHKPFVRHPEIDQAQEERWFFEALSDTYLPLLQVFDRLDAEHIPFKIALSLSPTLCHMLRDEYLLERYLKYVDRQIEFGVRELERTAGEDEIHRLALNFYNQAVDKRVLFTERYEGNILRGFDHHQRKGRVELLTTAATHAFLPLYSDYPEAIQAQFETAIASHRILFSKNPHGFWLPELGWSPEIDRYLRAYNFSYTIVDTHGLCFEDRPESRGSFYPVKTPAGVFILARDFYASRELEAAKIACHMDPLYRDYHRDAGFELPTEALSSFLEANGARKATGYKYWAVGNKQIYDPQKALEKVKAAASSFLDARISRLNSAVEYMDGCPISLCAFNADLFGRFWYEGPAFIEALYREGAHREGLQFMTPAEYLYKQDASGFRTAMPEFSSWGVNGYGEMWLDASNDWLYRHALRSLERMIELAERFPDDTGLKERALNQAAREILLVQCSDWPKMLYKQENTDYARNQAEAALRNFTTIYESLGSNYISTEWLTSLERRHNIFPTINYRVFRHKR
- a CDS encoding energy-coupling factor transporter transmembrane component T family protein, which encodes MAVKHRPIRRPVPYAYRPGNSILHRLPGGLKLLGLFLVSTLSFIFGLSALGLGTLLVIAASLAAKIRPWELLRGIRPLLVMALMVGLCRSVGLDPERESVVFLNTEGLEASIIFGWGIILAFCAASLFFSVTTMTEIKDSLDHLHLRRLSLGISLMLGFLPRFFTVWESAELAYRARCGKKGLTQLLTLIPLVMERMIVSAGETASALESRGCLL
- a CDS encoding biotin transporter BioY, translated to MMNQNASSSASRKTISGITLIALFAALTAAGTFISIPLPFSPIPVVLQNLFTILAGLVLGPIGGSLAVALYLLAGALGAPVFAGASGGFARFLGPTGGYLLGYLLSALIAGLIAGRPRTTKPAPGWKIILATILGLLSVYIPGILRLKQLMNLSWPEVFIAGGLPFLAGDAVKGIVAAAIAPRLRRIIAELL
- a CDS encoding DUF4912 domain-containing protein, with product MMDELWPNRPFLETLTTTELIRLADSQGIDIPPGLDRTIIIEELLETTGDDESSNKKGPLPLAEKRQGATAPLPKQYNISYIEVLIRDPLWAFAFWEINAHDKGVHEKASDFGGYHLRVSPVNIPEPEAPSTGSTAGDSSFTVQVGTEDSAWYLGFPPSGGSFKVELCVIRRDEPIILAVSNSFKLPKLLKPWENKGPATVDNPLLRLSGIDDFKILRNTIRSSRLPKRIGVNAAGVQG
- a CDS encoding M23 family metallopeptidase; its protein translation is MQLRLNKRGFRYKRQGVTLAFFFAQTVSIIFLLSAPQIPAQETPPFPEISRLDSSDTAFRQYAADVEAARLRIHNRERTGEEAESLAGVLTVYAYNPGPRDDAFTLAARCNIPYAALATLNHIPHPDSFIGAPTLLLPSMYGIFIPEKPETDLELLLFTGRAQEEGIPITVTRNNGTERFLFIPGADFSPTERAFFLNTGFRYPLRTYRLSSPFGPRVNPVTGNFRVHQGLDLAAPEGTEVYAARDGEVIEMDTDPIYGNYIIIRHGETWASLYGHLSKFEVALRSHVRSGTLIGRVGSTGQSTGPHLHFELRQNGRAQDPGRLLFTK
- a CDS encoding energy-coupling factor ABC transporter ATP-binding protein, producing the protein MNPLFSISNLVKTFSPGGETGVRALSGVSLEIREGEFLLISGANGSGKTVLMLILAGLMDPDGGELLFRGQALNTAMGELRRHLGLVFQDADAQMVGETVAEDIAFGPKNLGLSKAEVEERVQNALTALGLEHKRDRPPRNLSGGEKRRLAVAGILAMGCQTIIMDEPFANLDWPGVVQVLEIIRQLKQEGKTVILLTHELEKVLAFADRLVILDRGIIREDGNPAEVLDRLKDEYGVRDPRKSYATVADCTWL
- a CDS encoding DUF362 domain-containing protein, with amino-acid sequence MAYKISDACVNCGSCESECPSEAISEKDNFRWIDPGKCVDCGSCAAACPTDAIAAE